From the genome of Muricauda sp. SCSIO 64092, one region includes:
- a CDS encoding DDE-type integrase/transposase/recombinase, which yields MCAIIDLYSRYVSGWSLSNTMTSEWCTRKLETAIMVYVAPEILNNDQGRQFTAKEFHT from the coding sequence CTGTGTGCGATAATCGATCTGTACAGCCGCTATGTTTCCGGTTGGTCACTCTCCAACACCATGACATCGGAGTGGTGCACGCGGAAATTGGAAACGGCCATCATGGTATATGTAGCGCCCGAAATACTCAACAACGACCAGGGCAGACAGTTCACCGCCAAGGAGTTCCATACATGA